Below is a window of Neofelis nebulosa isolate mNeoNeb1 chromosome 8, mNeoNeb1.pri, whole genome shotgun sequence DNA.
GTATGTTCTCAGCCATTAACCACCAAGCAAATGATCTCCCTAAAACTGAAACATCTAAGGAATGAGGAAAATAACCAGCTCAAAGAATGCGAATCAGAAACTGTGACCCATGAATAACACAGAAGCTGAGTAAAAACCATCATGACCTACAGGTACCACACAAAGAAGCAACAAAAAGCATCAACTGCCGGGCAGTAGCCGAGAGTGGAGCCAATGCCTTACAATTTGATCCTATCTCTCAGTTAAATGGAGAGTCTGCTCAAAAGGGAGgaactgttaaaaagaaaaccagatggTGGTGTCACTTAAAATGGTGTCACTTTGACCGAGTGCTCAAAATTCGGCTTAATACCCAACCTgattgcagtttcaacctcccccagaaatggAGTCTTAACCGGTCAGTCAGTAGTTTTTCCATCAGCACCAGTGGGTCTGCCTCCTGGGTCCACTCCATCCCTCAAAGAAAGATGAGATAATCTGCATGATAAGACACCTTGCTTTCCCCCCCAAGAAAGCAGCCTCCTCTAGAACAATCCTTTTCTTCTGCTAATAACTTTCTTGCCCCCACTCTCCCcttctataaaaaccttccattttgtacaactccttggagccccctctacttgctagatggaaTGCTGTCCCATTCACGAATTGTTTAATAAAACCAGTTAAATCTCCAAACTTACTAGGTtgaatgttgttgttgttttccccacAGGTATGACTTAATTCCAAATATACAGATATTATCCATCCCTTCTGAAGACAAAATAATGCACTGGGTCCTTCAGGTCACAGAAGTAATCAACACAAAACTTTCTAACTTCAAATTACTCTAAAACTTGGAGGTCCATTTCCCACCACTTTCTGCTCTTGTCAGCCCTTGAAAACTACCTTTGAGTACACTAACCCAAATCGTGTgggaaaaaatactgaaaatgttaataatagggcCATATTAAATATCTGATACTAGGAAAAGAAAGCGGGAGGAAAACTATGTGGCCTTTGGTCTTACACAAAGAATATAATAGAAGTTATCAGGAATTATAACTAGGCGAACCAGAGGGTGGGAAGGTAGAGTGGGAAAGAACCACAAAATTTAATGGCTCTGGTTTCTATCCTCTTCACAGATATTTACATCTGTGTATCCTCTACACAGCTATCCTCTTTACAGATATCTACACAGATATTTAAATAATGCAATCCTAGTCCTTCTCCAAAAAAAACGAGGCATCAGCAATCATTCTAAACGATTACTCTGCACCTCTGTATTTGCTCTTAAACTGCCGGCAAGGAAATCTtaaactaaaacattttattttatttatttatttttttaacgtttatttattttttgagatggagagagacagagcatgaatgggggaggggcagagagagagggagacacagaatcggaagcaggctccaggctctgagccatcagcccagagcccgacgcggggctcgaactcacggaccgcgagatcgtgacctgagctgaagtcggacgcttaaccgactgagccacccaggtgccccaaactaaaacattttaaatgaaccTAAATGGTAAATGGCTTTCCCAGTGTTTGCTGAGAACCAGTATGATAATAGAAGCTGGTGTCTACTGAAATGGAATGgaaaccacaataaaaacaaacaaacaaaaagcacaacAAAAGCTATTCAATCGTTTTCAATTCATCAGTTCATCAGCAGTGATGTTTGGGATGGTCATTTTTCACTCAGAAGAAATGTCAAGCACacaggacattttggttgtcttAACTGGGATTTATAACAGGTATTTGGTTGTCTTTTTGGTTGTCTTAACTGGAATTTATAACAGGTATTTGTAGAGCCGGACTGATTGGAATAATGAACTGCATCAACTGagtaagaaagaggaaaatcaacTTCACTTCATTGGTTTTCTCCTCATCAGCTTGTCCATAACCAGAATACGTTTCTTGATCACGATACTGATCGATTCACGTCCACTGGTGCTCTCTGCAGATCCACACAGCAGtggtcaaattaaaaaaaaaaaaaaaaattatggggcgcctgggtggctcagttggttgagagtccaacttcggctcaggtcatgatctcacagttcgtgagttcaagccccgcgtcgggctcagagcctggagcctgcttcggattctgtctccttctctctctctacccctccccacttgtgctctgtctctctgtctgtcaaaaaaaataaatgtaaaaaaaaatttttttttaagtattattctGTTTTGCCTAAGGATCGACCACTTAAGTGTCTGCTTTGACACCTGCCTCAGCATCTTCTATTTCCTGAAGGTAGCTACTTTTTTCCATCCTCTTTTTCTCTGGTTGAAGTGGAAAACCAAGAGGGTGATCGTTATTATTTTTCTGgggtctttgttctttttttcttttttagttcccAGTGATAGACCATATATACTTCctattgttttaaaatgagaatcaAGCAAGACATCATGGAAGATTAATATGAATGAAACACAAACCATTATTTTCTTAGTGCCCATCAATGTTCAGATTACCATCCCCTTAACCTATTCCcacagcatcttttttttctgttacttttttctctttggagaCATAGCAAGTTTAATATCAATAGAGTTTAATATCAAAGGGCACCAGGATCCTAACGCTGAAGCTTGTGTAAAAGCCATGACACTGgtgacttctttcttctttctcttttggacTTCTATCGTGCTGATTCTTACCCAGGTTTCTGTTGCCAAACTACTTCTGGGTGGACTGGGGAGATTCCGGGCCCAGAGGCCTCCGCCGCACCCATCCTAAAGATGCCAGTGAAGGCTCTTGGTTTCATCAcgagaaagaattcaaggacagacacAACACAGTGGGTGAGTGGTACCAGCAGCAAAGTTTACTAAAGCAAAAAATACACTCCCGAGatgtgagagtgggagagagagagagagtgagagagcaagcgagctgTGCATTGTGAGCTTCTATCTTTTCTTGACAGTTGTTAATAAGGGGGTGGAATATACATTATTTGAGCTGGGGATTTCTTGGCAACTGggtttcagcaccatttatttcttcctgacttGGTGAAGGGTTTCCAGCCTACTTTGTCAGccatcttgggcctgtctggTTTGATCCAGCTTCTTGTGGCTTTGCTTTGGGATGTTGCCAGGACAGGCCTCTGACTCTCCTGATAGCTGGCCATGACTTCTCTTTGCTGGCTTCCGGGCATCCTGTTAAAAACTAACTAACCGCCTGCAACAAAACCCTGAAATCAGATTTGTGTCCCGTGTGCAGTAAGCCGATCTCTGAGTCACTGGGTTTGAAGCAGAGAAAGTTTTGTTATTGGAAAGGCAGCTcaaggagaaggcaggggagCACTCCCAAATTTGCCCTGCCTTTGTTGAGCCTCAGGACAATTTTTATGGGGCTAACAGGGTATGTGGGAGTTAGGGCAGGAACTGGATGGGCCTTGGAACTTCTCAAGGGGGACTCAAAACTTTTGGGATTTCAAGTTGCTTTGGACATCAGGGCTCCATCCGGGGTTTCTGGTGCGTTACATGTTGGTCTTGTGTCTGCAAAACAGACTTTATAAGGTAGCCTCCCTCCCTGGTTCCTGCAGCAAGTACTGGGGAGGAAAAGGAACGAAAAACAAGGTTAATAATTCCTGCAAGGTGTGGAGGAATGTGCCTTGCAGCGCATGAGGTTACAAGGGAGGAAACGCCTACTTGAAGTTTTACATGAATAAAGCATGTGTTTGAGTTCATTTTTCCCATCATCTGAAAGCAGAGCATTCCTCTGAAACTTTCTGGAAGCTGAAATGGCATGAGGCAAAGAAGCAATTGCCATTGATTACATAGAAAAAATTTTGAGCATTCCCGACCCCCCCAAATAACCTGTCTTGGGCCTTTCTGATACCtcaggacacatcttgctaaggGATGCACAAAGTAAATCGAAGTAAAGCACAggtgctcacagacacagttcaaggCTCTGGAGGCTTGAGGCTGAGATGCCCAGGGCAGTTCCCAGGCAAGGCGCTGGGTGGGGCCCCTCCCACGGCTGGGGTGAGCGCTGAATGCTATTTTTGCCTTTTACCTCTTTTCCTAAAAGCAAAAAATCCTCTTCGGAGTTCTTTCAGCTCACAAAAACAGGTAACCAATGTAGGTCTTCTGGAAAAGTCAAGCGGCATAACGAGAACTTTCAAAAAGCAGGGGTACTGGTAATAGTGTACAGCCATTTATTGTCGCCTAGCAAGCTGATAGTGACATCTGGTAAAGTAGGCCATTCATTTATGGTCTTAGGATTTGGGGGCAGCTGAAGTGCTCTCTAACAGGAAGGAAAACTTAAACTCCGGAATAAATGACACTCTTCAAAGGGAAAACATgggaaaataaagatgttaagAATGTTTGGGGAGTTTATAAAATCTATTCCTGTGTCTTCCCCTTGGACTTTCTTGTACTCTAAATATAGCcctaggtggggcgcctgggtggctcagtcggttaagcgtcccacttcggctctggtcatgatctcgaggtctgtgggttggagccccgcatcaggctctgtgctgacagctcagagcctggagcctgtttcagattctgtgtctccctcttcctgtgaccctcccctgttcatgctctctctctgtctcaaaaataaataaatgttaaaaaaaattaaaaaaaataaatatagcccTAGAATCAAATTTTTCCTATATGTCTAGAAATAAATAGatgcatatttataattatataatttacaaCGTGTTTATAGTTTcacaattttataataaagtcagatgctttttttaatgtgctgaatGACACCTGAAGATGTAGACAAACTGTATCGTTCTTCAAAAATTGTCCATCAGCTCTCCTTTCTCCTTACTGTTATTTACAGAAAACTTTGCTCTTCagtgaagaaaacttaaaaagtagGGTAATCCTAGGAAGAAAAAACTGACTGAGGACCAAAAGGAACAATTTCCGAGctgcaagtttttttttgtttggtgttAGAATTCTccagtgtccctccctccctctcttctttctttccttccgcTGGAGGACTTCCAGGATCTGAAAGTTACAATGTGTAGGTTGTGTCCTTATGCTgtgttctgtgtttatttctcaaGTTTCCCCCTGCATAGAGTTAATGAAGTATTTCTGTTAATTTCCCCTTTTGTGGTTGTATGGAAACATTCTCTCTTTGATCCAGAGAATCATAAAAGGGGAATATGGTAACATCGGTAAGTATAGTATAAAACGTAGTATAGTATAACCTTGGTATAGTAACAATGGTGCAGTAACAttactgagaaaaataagaaagagatgtGACAAAGATTCAAATCAAGGCCACTCTGCAGGCCATTCTACCAGAAAACACTGTAAAGGTAGTATTTAGAGGCATTTTCTTCCATAAATTTAACCCATCTTcca
It encodes the following:
- the LOC131483879 gene encoding LOW QUALITY PROTEIN: taste receptor type 2 member 7-like (The sequence of the model RefSeq protein was modified relative to this genomic sequence to represent the inferred CDS: deleted 2 bases in 1 codon; substituted 1 base at 1 genomic stop codon), which translates into the protein MNCINXVRKRNQLHFIGFLLISLSITRIRFLITILIDSRPLVLSADPHSSGQIKKKKIDHLSVCFDTCLSIFYFLKVATFFHPLFLWLKWKTKRVIVIIFLGSLFFFSFLVPSDRPYILPIVLK